From Micromonospora rhizosphaerae, the proteins below share one genomic window:
- the pepN gene encoding aminopeptidase N, translated as MPSLTRVEATARGALITVESYQVDLDLTGGGERFRSAVTIRFRATPGAETFVEVKPARLLGVRLNDRELDPATLDDNRLPLNGLAEENALTVTAEMAYSNTGEGIHRFVDPADGETYLYAMSFLDDVQRIFAAFDQPDLKAPVTLSVSAPPEWTVAANGQLAAQPRPGRWEFGATAPLATYFFSLIAGPWHVRRDEHDGIPLGVWCRRSLAAHLDADIDEIFTVTKQCFDRFHQLFTERYPFGKYDQAFVPEFNAGAMENPGLVTLRDDYVFRSAVTDSQRELRATTIAHEMAHMWFGDLVTMRWWDDLWLNESFAEYLGTRVTAEATRFDQAWTTFAMRRKAWGYAADQRPSTHPVAPEEVTDAAQGLLNFDGISYAKGASVLRQLVAWLGDEAFLAGLNAHFAKHRFGNATLADLLDSLSTASGRDLADWAERWLRRPQVNTLRMETAVDADGRWTEATVVQTAPEAYPVLRPHRIGVGRYAADGTVTRFVEVDLDPDTDQGRTELTELVGEAATGLLLPNAGDLTFAKIRLDPASADAVPMLLPGLDDPLARALLWGEALDAATDGERPVTSVVALIAAALPAETEVIIAEDVLTLSRSLVDRYLEPLARDAALLRVAEACAALLAGAPAGGSLQLAAARGLISATTDAVLLSGWLAGDGVPEGLAVDADLRWALLQRLVVLGAVGEPEIAAEAAADRSATGAERAASCRAALPDIAAKRAAWEIVTVNTELSNRLVEATAEGFWQPEQAELTAPYVERYFADMPAAARLRTPWTADRVATLAFPRYAVAQRTRELAAALLARDDLTPGLRRRVTDMDDDLRRALVARTAVAAATA; from the coding sequence ATGCCGAGCCTGACCCGTGTAGAGGCAACCGCGCGTGGCGCGTTGATCACCGTCGAGTCCTACCAGGTGGACCTCGACCTGACCGGTGGCGGTGAGCGGTTCCGCTCCGCCGTCACGATCCGGTTCCGGGCCACCCCCGGCGCCGAGACCTTCGTCGAGGTCAAACCCGCCAGACTGCTCGGGGTACGCCTCAACGACCGGGAGCTCGACCCGGCCACGCTGGACGACAACCGCCTTCCGCTGAACGGGCTGGCCGAGGAGAACGCGCTCACGGTCACCGCCGAAATGGCGTACTCGAACACCGGCGAGGGGATCCACCGGTTCGTCGACCCGGCCGACGGCGAGACCTACCTCTACGCGATGTCCTTCCTCGACGACGTGCAGCGCATCTTCGCCGCCTTCGACCAGCCGGACCTCAAGGCGCCGGTCACCCTCTCGGTCAGCGCGCCGCCGGAGTGGACCGTCGCCGCCAACGGTCAGCTCGCCGCGCAGCCCAGGCCGGGGCGCTGGGAGTTCGGCGCCACCGCGCCCCTGGCGACGTACTTCTTCTCGCTGATCGCCGGCCCCTGGCACGTCCGCCGCGACGAGCACGACGGCATCCCGCTCGGCGTGTGGTGCCGCCGGTCGTTGGCCGCGCACCTCGACGCCGACATCGACGAGATCTTCACGGTCACCAAGCAGTGCTTCGACCGGTTCCACCAGCTCTTCACCGAGCGCTACCCGTTCGGCAAGTACGACCAGGCGTTCGTGCCCGAGTTCAACGCCGGCGCCATGGAGAACCCGGGCCTGGTGACCCTGCGGGACGACTACGTCTTCCGCTCGGCGGTCACCGACAGCCAGCGGGAGTTGCGGGCCACCACCATCGCTCACGAGATGGCGCACATGTGGTTCGGCGACCTGGTCACCATGCGCTGGTGGGACGACCTCTGGCTGAACGAGTCCTTCGCGGAGTACCTCGGCACCCGGGTGACCGCCGAGGCGACCCGGTTCGACCAGGCGTGGACCACGTTCGCCATGCGCCGCAAGGCCTGGGGGTACGCGGCCGACCAGCGTCCCTCCACCCACCCGGTCGCCCCGGAGGAGGTCACCGACGCCGCCCAGGGCCTGCTCAACTTCGACGGCATCTCGTACGCGAAGGGGGCCAGCGTGCTGCGGCAACTGGTCGCCTGGCTCGGCGACGAGGCCTTCCTCGCCGGCCTGAACGCGCACTTCGCGAAGCACCGGTTCGGCAACGCCACCCTGGCCGACCTGCTCGACAGCCTGAGCACCGCGAGCGGTCGGGACCTCGCCGACTGGGCCGAGCGCTGGCTGCGCCGGCCGCAGGTGAACACGCTGCGGATGGAGACGGCCGTGGACGCCGACGGCCGGTGGACCGAGGCGACGGTGGTGCAGACCGCGCCGGAGGCGTACCCGGTGCTGCGCCCGCACCGGATCGGCGTCGGCCGGTACGCCGCCGACGGCACGGTGACCCGGTTCGTCGAGGTGGACCTCGACCCGGACACCGACCAGGGCCGCACCGAGCTGACTGAGCTGGTCGGCGAGGCGGCCACCGGCCTGCTGCTGCCCAACGCCGGGGACCTGACCTTCGCCAAGATCCGCCTCGACCCCGCCTCCGCCGACGCGGTGCCGATGCTGCTGCCGGGGCTGGACGACCCGCTGGCCCGGGCGCTGCTGTGGGGGGAGGCGCTGGACGCCGCCACCGACGGGGAACGGCCGGTCACCTCGGTGGTGGCGCTGATCGCGGCGGCGCTGCCCGCCGAGACCGAGGTGATCATCGCCGAGGACGTGCTCACGCTGAGCCGCAGCCTGGTCGACCGCTACCTCGAGCCGCTGGCCCGGGACGCCGCCCTGCTCCGGGTCGCCGAGGCCTGCGCCGCGCTGCTCGCCGGCGCCCCGGCCGGCGGATCGTTGCAGCTCGCGGCGGCCCGGGGCCTGATCAGCGCGACCACCGACGCCGTGCTGCTCAGCGGCTGGCTGGCCGGCGACGGCGTGCCGGAGGGGCTGGCCGTGGACGCCGATCTGCGCTGGGCGTTGCTGCAGCGCCTGGTGGTGCTCGGCGCGGTCGGCGAGCCGGAGATCGCCGCCGAGGCGGCCGCCGACCGCAGCGCCACCGGGGCCGAGCGGGCCGCGAGCTGCCGGGCGGCCCTGCCGGACATCGCAGCCAAGCGGGCCGCCTGGGAGATCGTCACGGTCAACACCGAGCTCTCCAACCGCCTGGTCGAGGCGACCGCGGAGGGCTTCTGGCAGCCGGAGCAGGCCGAGCTGACCGCGCCGTACGTCGAGCGGTACTTCGCGGACATGCCGGCCGCCGCGCGGCTGCGTACCCCCTGGACGGCCGACCGGGTCGCCACCCTGGCCTTCCCGCGCTACGCGGTGGCGCAGCGCACCCGGGAGCTGGCCGCGGCGCTGCTGGCCCGCGACGACCTCACGCCGGGGCTGCGTCGACGGGTCACCGACATGGACGACGACCTGCGCCGGGCGCTGGTCGCCCGGACGGCGGTGGCCGCCGCGACGGCCTGA
- a CDS encoding DUF397 domain-containing protein — protein MAQHPKGDFDLSRAVWQRAEGDTSESAVEVAFVDDLIGMRNSAEPDGPVLVFTQAEWDAFVAGAQDGEFDLD, from the coding sequence ATGGCTCAGCACCCCAAGGGCGACTTCGACCTCTCCCGCGCGGTCTGGCAGCGGGCCGAGGGCGACACCTCCGAGAGCGCGGTCGAGGTGGCCTTCGTCGACGACCTGATCGGGATGCGCAACTCGGCCGAGCCGGACGGGCCAGTGCTGGTCTTCACCCAGGCCGAGTGGGACGCCTTCGTGGCGGGCGCTCAGGACGGCGAGTTCGACCTGGACTGA
- a CDS encoding cytochrome P450: MSPIPVDRSPESTLAFLRDGYRFIGDRCDRYGSDIFQTRLLLEPTICLRGRPAAVLFYDDERFVRQGAMPMRGQRTLTGVGGVQGLDDAAHRERKAMLMSIMTPTAIRQLGQLFDDEWRARIPVWEQSGPVVLYDEVSRMLTRVVCAWAGVPLTGSDVPRRTVELHAMIEAPAAVGPRHWRGLLGRRRAERWISKVVERARVGSPPTAEGSALRVIAEHQDGRGRLLPRRIAAVDLLNVLRPTVAVDRFVVFAALALHDHPHWRERARRDEPATECFVQEVRRYYPFFPIAVARVRRSFDWQGHHFPRGRRVVLDLYGTNHHPELWPGPEQFRPDRFTGWRGDPFSFIPQGGGDHLTDHRCAGEWITIELMKRAVTNLTTAMSYRVPPQDLALNLRRMPTLPPSGFVIDGVRRTE; encoded by the coding sequence ATGAGCCCCATCCCCGTCGACCGCAGCCCGGAGAGCACCCTGGCGTTCCTGCGGGATGGGTACCGGTTCATCGGCGACCGCTGCGACCGCTACGGCAGCGACATCTTCCAGACCCGGCTCCTGCTGGAACCGACCATCTGCCTGCGCGGCCGCCCCGCCGCGGTGCTCTTCTACGACGACGAGCGCTTCGTCCGGCAGGGCGCCATGCCGATGCGCGGGCAGCGGACGCTCACCGGGGTCGGCGGGGTGCAGGGGCTGGACGACGCGGCGCACCGGGAGCGGAAGGCGATGCTGATGTCGATCATGACGCCTACTGCGATCCGCCAGCTCGGGCAGCTCTTCGACGACGAGTGGCGGGCCCGTATCCCGGTCTGGGAGCAGTCCGGACCAGTGGTGCTCTACGACGAGGTCAGCCGGATGCTGACCCGGGTGGTCTGCGCCTGGGCCGGAGTGCCGCTGACCGGCTCGGACGTGCCGCGGCGGACCGTCGAGCTGCACGCGATGATCGAAGCCCCGGCCGCGGTCGGTCCCCGGCACTGGCGGGGCCTGCTCGGCCGCCGCCGGGCCGAGCGCTGGATCTCCAAAGTCGTCGAACGGGCCCGGGTGGGCAGCCCGCCCACGGCGGAGGGCAGCGCGCTGCGGGTGATCGCCGAGCACCAGGACGGCCGCGGTCGGCTCCTGCCCCGCCGGATCGCCGCGGTGGACCTGCTGAACGTCCTCCGCCCGACCGTCGCCGTGGACCGCTTCGTGGTGTTCGCCGCGTTGGCTCTGCACGACCATCCGCACTGGCGGGAGCGCGCCCGCAGGGACGAGCCGGCCACCGAGTGCTTCGTCCAGGAGGTACGCCGCTACTACCCGTTCTTCCCGATCGCGGTGGCCCGGGTCCGGCGCTCCTTCGACTGGCAGGGCCACCACTTTCCGCGCGGTCGCCGGGTGGTGCTCGACCTCTACGGCACCAACCACCACCCGGAGCTGTGGCCGGGGCCGGAGCAGTTCCGGCCGGACCGGTTCACCGGCTGGCGCGGCGACCCGTTCAGCTTCATCCCGCAGGGCGGCGGGGACCACCTGACCGATCACCGCTGCGCCGGCGAGTGGATCACCATCGAGCTGATGAAGCGCGCCGTGACCAACCTGACCACCGCGATGAGCTACCGGGTGCCGCCCCAGGACCTGGCGCTCAACCTGCGCCGGATGCCCACCCTGCCACCCAGTGGCTTCGTCATCGACGGCGTCCGGCGCACCGAGTGA